Genomic DNA from Pseudomonas fitomaticsae:
CGCATCGCCGTCGCCGGCCAGACCTTCCGTTACACCGAAGCCGGCCCTGAAGGCCTGTGCGGTGGCAAGAAAGTCGTGATCGTGTCCACTGCTGGTGGCATCCACGCCGGTCAAGCTTCGGGCGTGGCCCACGAAGACTACCTGAAACTGGTGTTCGGCTTCCTCGGCATCACCGACATCGAAGTCGTGCGTGCTGAAGGCCTGGCGTACGGTGAAGAAGTGCGCAACAACGCCATGAGCGCCGCTCAGGCGAAGATCAGCGAGCAACTGTTCGCCGCCGCGTAAGGCTTGCGTAAAGAACAGCTCCTGTTCAGGCAAGCCCAAAAAAACTCTGTATTCTGGTTCCGCAAGGGCCAGATACGGAGTTTTTTGTTTCTGACTGTTACATAATCTGGCCCGGGTTATGCAGTCTGATGATCAACGTCTGAGTGCAACGCCGCGCCGGATCACCGAACCTCGGAATTTCGGGCGTCGAACACAACGGATCTTTCGATTGAGTAACAACAGGGTGGGGCATCCCATGATGCGTCTTTGTGCAGCGTTACTGATTTGCCTGCTCGGCAGCCTGAATTCAGTGCACGCTGCGCCCGGGCAGCACCCGCGCTGGAGCGTCGGCTATCACGAGATGACGTTCCTCGATCCGCTCGACCTGCAACCGATGCGCGCCATCGCGTTCTATCCCTCCAGCGACCGCGAACACCTGAGCCTGCTCGAAGGCTATTCGGTCGAGGCCGGCGAAGACACCAAAGTCGCCATCGGCCGCTTCCCGATGCTGATGTTGTCCCACGGCAACACCGGCACGCCGCTGGCGTTGCACGACCTGGCCACGTCACTGGCGCGCAAGGGCTTTGTGGTGGTGGCGGTGATTCACCCCGGCGACAACTCCAGGGATCACAGTCGCCTCGGTACGTTGAGCAATCTCTATGGCCGGCCGATCCAGATTTCCGAAGCCATTACCGCGACGTTGGGCGATCGCATGCTCTCGCCGTACGTGAACGCCGAACAGGTTGGCGTGATCGGTTATTCGGCGGGCGGCGAAACGGCGTTGATTCTGTCCGGCGCGCAGCCGGATCTGGATCGCCTGCGCCGTTACTGCCAGGAGCGCCCGGACGACCGTGACGCCTGCAACACCCAGGGTGAGTTGATTGTCGATCGCGACGATCTGCAACCGGTGGCCGATCCGCGCGTGCATGCGTTGCTACTGATGGCGCCGTTGAGTCTTAAATTCGGCCGCCACACCCTGGCCGATGTGCATGTGCCGGTGCTGCTCTACAGCGGCGACGGCGACAAACTGGTGGCCTTCGACAAAAACGCTGCGGCCCTGGCGCGCAAACTGCCGACGGCGCCGGATTTCAAATTGCTGGCCGGGGCAGGGCACTTCGTGTTCATGGCGCCGTGCACCGAAGAGCAGATCCTCGCCATGCCGGCGCTGTGCACCGATGCCGATGGCGTGGATCGCGAAGACATTCACCGCAACCTGATTTCCGAGGCCGGGCGGTTCTTCTCCCATGCCCTGGGCAGGCCGACCCGCGCGGGCATGCAGACGGCGGATCAGTGAGGGTTCACGCCATGGCCCGGCGCTTGAGCAGCAAGGTCAATCCCAGTCCGGTCACGGACAGCACGGCTGCACTGAAGAAGATCCACGAATAACCCAGATTCAGCGCCACCGCGCCCATCAACGGCCCGGCAATCGCCAGCGCCAGATCGAAAAACACCGCATAAGCACTCAGCCCGGCGCCGCGACTGGAGTTGGGCACCTGCTTGATCGCCTCGACGCCCAGTGCCGGGTACACCAGCGACAACCCAAACCCGGCCAGACCGGCACCGATCAAGGCATACGCGGTCGAAGGCGCCAGCCACAGCATGACCAGGCCGACGGTTTCTATGGTCATGCAGGCAATCGCCGAGGTGAATCCACCGAAACGCCCGATGGCCGAAATGAACAGCAGCCGCGAGAGAATGAAACACACGCCGAACACGGTCAGGCAGTACGCCGCGCCGGTCCAGCCGCGATTGAGGTAATAAAGGGTGATGAACGTGGTCAGCGTGCCGTAGCCAATCGACGCGAGACTCAGACTGGCGCCGAACGGTGCAATCCGCCCGAACACTGCCCAGAACGGCAGCCGTTCACCGCGCACCACCGGCACCGACGGCTTGTTGCGGATCAGCAGCAAGGCGCCGGCCGCGAGCAACGACAAAGCAATGCCAAGGCTCTCGAAGCCATAATCGGCAACCATCACCACGCCCAGCGGCGCGCCGATGGCAATCGCGCCATAGGACGCGATGCCGTTCCATGAAATCGAGCGCGCGGTGTGTTCGGCTCCGACCTGGCCCATGCACCAACTGATGGTGCCGACGCCAATCAGGCCCTGGGCGATCCCCAGCAGCAGGCGACCGACGATCAGGATCGACAGGCTCAACAACGGCAAGCTCTGCAGCAGCGTCGAAACCAGCGTCAGCACACCGCTGAGCACAATCCCCGACAAGCCATACACAATCGCCCGCTTGGTGCCGATGGTGTCCGACATCCGTCCGGCCATTGGCCGGCTGAGCAGGGTGGCCAGGTATTGCGAACCGATCACCAGTCCCGCGATCACGGCACTGAAACCCAACTGTTCGTGCACGTAGCCGGGCAGCACCGCAATCGGCAGGCCGATGCAGAGGAAGGCAATAAAGGTATAGAAAACGATGGAGACGATCTGCAGGGTGATCGCCATGGAGCTTTGCGGTGGCTGTTGCTGCGCAGACATGAGGACTCGTTCGCGGGCGGCGGTGGGAGAGTCCGCATCATGGCTTGGCGCTGGATTAAAAGGAAGCAGGCTAACGATCTTTTCCTCAACGCAAAAAAAAGCCCCGTCACAAGGACAGGGCTTTCTGTTTACCGCTCGATTCGACTTAGAACACTACGCCTTGGCTGCGCAGGTAATCGTCGTAGGTGCCGCTGAAGTCGGTCACGCCGTTCGGGCTCAGCTCGATGATGCGCGTGGCCAGGGACGATACGAACTCACGGTCGTGGCTGACGAAGATCAGCGTGCCCGGGTAGTTTTCCAGCGCCAGGTTCAGCGCCTCGATCGATTCCATGTCCAGGTGGTTGGTCGGTTCGTCCATCACCAGTACGTTCGGCTTTTGCAGGATCAGCTTGCCGAACAGCATGCGACCTTGCTCACCACCGGAAATCACCTTCACCGACTTGAGGATCTCGTCGTTGGAGAACAGCATGCGGCCGAGGGTGCCACGGATCACTTGCTCGCCCTGGGTCCACTGACCCATCCAGTCGAACAGGCTGACGTCGTCTTCGAAGTCGTGGGCGTGGTCCTGGGCGTAGTAGCCCAGCTCCGCGCTTTCAGTCCACTTCACCGAACCTGCGTCCGGGGTCAGTTCGCCCATCAGTGTGCGCAGCAGGGTGGTCTTGCCGATACCGTTCGGGCCGATGATGGCTACGCGCTCGCCGGCTTCAACGGTGAAGCTGAAGTTCTTGAACAGGGTCTTGCCGTCGAAGCCCTTGGACATCTGCTCGATGGTCACGGCCTGACGGTGAAGTTTCTTGGTCTGTTCGAAACGGATGAACGGGCTCACGCGGCTCGATGGCTTGACCTCGGCCAGCTGGATCTTGTCGATCTGCTTGGCGCGGGAAGTGGCCTGCTTGGCTTTCGAGGCGTTGGCCGAGAAGCGGCTGACGAACGTTTGCAGTTCGGCGATCTGGGCTTTCTTCTTGGCGTTGTCCGACAGCAGTTGCTCGCGGGACTGGGTCGCCGCGGTCATGTACTCGTCGTAGTTGCCCGGGAACAGACGCAGCTCGCCGTAGTCCAGGTCGGCCATGTGGGTGCAGACGCTGTTCAGGAAGTGACGGTCGTGGGAAATGATGATCATGGTGCTGTTACGCGCCGTCAAAATCGTTTCCAGCCAGCGGATGGTGTTGATGTCCAGGTGGTTGGTCGGTTCGTCGAGCAGCAGCACTTCCGGATCGGAGAACAGTGCCTGAGCCAACAGAACGCGGAGTTTCCAGCCCGGCGCCACTTCGGTCATCGGGCCGAAATGCTGTTCCAGCGGAATGCCCAGACCCAGCAGCAGTTCACCGGCGCGGGATTCGGCGGTGTAGCCGTCCATTTCGGCGAACTCGGTTTCCAGCTCGGCCACGGCCATGCCGTCTTCTTCGCTCATTTCCGGCAGCGAGTAGATGCGGTCGCGCTCGGCCTTGACCTTCCACAGCTCTTCGTGACCCATGATCACGGTGTCGATCACGGTGAATTCTTCGTAGGCGAACTGATCCTGGCGCAATTTACCCAGGCGTACGTTCGGCTCCAGCATGACCTGGCCACCTGACGGCTCAAGGTCGCCGCCGAGGATTTTCATGAAGGTCGACTTGCCGCAACCGTTGGCGCCGATCAGGCCGTAGCGGTTGCCGCCATTGAATTTGACCGAAACGTTTTCAAACAGCGGCTTGGCGCCGAACTGCATGGTGATGTTAGCTGTAGAAATCAAAGGTTTTTCCTGCGAAGCGTGCTGAGTAGCGAGGGTGCAGCCGGAGCGCTTGGCCCGAGTCGAAGTGCGCTGAGGCGGGACAATCCCGTCATCAACCAAGGGGGGCGCGTAAAGTTTGGCGGCGATTGTACTGGTCTGGCTCTTTAAACGATAGGGCAGTGACATCCCGATTGCCGTTTGGCGCGATCGCGGGACAGTTTTTCACAGATGAGTGTTCACTATTGGTTACAAACTGTGGCTAAAATGCCATCCATTCACCCAATGCCTTGTACGGCATGGGCTCAAGGATGCGCCACCGGGACGCTTTTTGATTTCAGACCACTGCCACAGACCTTGGGCCACAGCCCTAAAGGCGCGCAGTTTGTTCACTTCTGACGTGTGACGATTTCCGTGAAACTCATCATTGCCGCTGTATATGTCATTTCCATTGCATACGTTCATCTGCGCGGTCGCGTGCGCCACAAACTCGGTCGTCAATTGAGCGATCACTCTTCGTTTCTGGCGCCGATCAACTGCTTCCTTTATCTGTTCTCGAAAAAGCCCAACACGCCTTACCTGGATCCGAAGGACTTCCCCGATCTGAGTCCGTTGCAGACGCACTGGGAAGAAATCCGTGAAGAAGGCCGCAACTTGCTGCGCGCCGGTGAGATCAAGCGCTCGAACCAGTACGACGACGTCGGTTTCAACTCGTTTTTCAAGACCGGCTGGAAGCGTTTCTACCTGAAGTGGTACGGCGACAGCCACCCGTCGGCGCTGCAACTGTGCCCGCGCACCACTGAACTGGTGCAGAGCATCGGCTCGATCAAGGCCGCAATGTTCGCCGAGTTGCCGCCGGGCTCGAAACTGGTGCGTCACCGCGACCCGTACGCCGGTTCGTACCGTTATCACCTGGGTCTGGAAACGCCGAACGATGCCGGTTGCTACATCAACGTCGATGGCGAGAACTATCACTGGCGTGATGGCGAAGCGGTGATGTTCGACGAGACCTTCATTCATTACGCGGAAAACACCACCGACCAGAACCGCATCATCCTGTTCTGTGACGTCGAGCGTCCGATGAAGTATCGCTGGGCAGCAGCGTTCAACGGCTGGTTCAGTCGCACCGTGATGTCGGCAGCCGGTGCGCCGAACGATGCGGGTGACCGCACCGGTGGCATCAACCGGTTGTTTACCAAAATCTACAAGATTCGCCTGCGCGGCAAAGAGCTGAAAAAGCGCAATCGCAAACTCTACTACATGGAAAAGTGGGCGATTTTCGGCGGTCTGCTGGCGATCTTCATTCTGATCTGACAAATCGGGCGACTGTTGCAAGACAGTCGCCCGATGTCATTTTCACGAGGCTTTTTTGGTCTTCTTCGCCGCCGTGGTCTTGCTGGCGGTCTTCTTCGCCGGTTTGGCCGGGGCTTTCGCGCCGAGGCTGCGTTTGAGCAGCTCGGTCAGGTCGATAACATCGGCCGATTTGCGCTCTTCTTCAGCAGAAACCGTCTCAACGTCTTCGATCTTGCCTTCATGGGCCTTCTTGTCCACCAGTGCCATGATTTTGTTTTCGAATTCGTCGTTGTAATCCTCAGGCGTCCAGTCCGCCGTCATGTCTTCCACCAGCCGTTTGGCCATGTCCAGCTCACCCTTGGCCAACTGCGGCTTGGTCACTTCGCTGCCCAGCGCCAGTTCGTCGAGGCTGCGCACTTCCTGCGGCCAGCGCAGCTTCACCAGCACCAGCGCCGACTCCAGGGGCATCAACGCCGCCAGATACTGGCGCGTGTGTAAAACCACACGGGCGAGGGCGACCTTCCGGGTTTTGCTCAGGGTTTCACGCAGCAAGGCGTAGACCTTGCCACCGCGCTTGTCCGGGGCCAGGTAATAGGGCGTGTCGATGTTCTGCAGCGGGATCTGCTCGCTGTCGACGAAGGCGAAGATGTCGATGGTCTGGGTCGAGACCGGGTGCGCCGAGCGGATTTCTTCCTCGCTGAGCACCACATAGCGGCCTTTTTCGAACTGCACGCCTTTGACGATGTGCTCCTTGGTGACTTCCTTGCCGGTGACCTTGTTGACCCGTTTATAGCCGACCGGGTCCATGCTGCGGCTGTCGAGCCAATCGAAATCGACGCCTTGGGACGAGGTCGCCGAAACCAGCGCCACGGGGATGTGCACCAGACCGAAACTGATTGCGCCTTTCCAGATTGCCCGAGCCATGGTGCTGTTCTCCGAGTGATGTTCGGGTGACCTGTGGCCCGGCGCAAAAGTTTCCGTCGTTTGCGGGAGGCGGCGCTAAACGGAAGGTCAAGCCGTGTTACATCTTGTTTAGCGGTGACGGGTTAACAAATCCGAACCCTCGGCGTAGCGTGGACTCGAAGGCTCTAATCCACGCGCATCAAAACAGCGCATCAAGAGAGGCCGCTCATGAACCGTTTCCTGCTTGGCATTGCGTTGCTGGCCCTCAGTGGCGGGCTGGTTCACGCCGAGGGCGCCACCACGCATTCATCGCTGTTGCTGGCGCAAAGTCCGACCGGCAACAGCAACAATCCTTACAACAGCCCGATCCGCCGGGCGAACCCCAACAGCATGCAGGGCACCCAGCCCAGCGCTCCGCCTGTTCGCGGGCCGAACACGGTGCCCGTGCCACGGCCGCCGACCCTGGAAAACCGCGGCATCGGCAATGGCCAGCCGCTGCGCTCCATCCCGAGCACACCACCTACCTTCATTCCCAATCCTCCAGCCCGTGACAGCGGGAGCAACCGTTGAATGGCAGAACTGCTTCTGTCAGCCCTTCAAGCGAACAAAAGGAATCGTACATGTTGCGTGAAACCCTTCTGGCCGGCCTGTGTGCCAGTGCACTGATCGCCGCCCCGGCGTTCGCTGCCGCTCCCAAAGAGCTGCAAAGCGAGCAGGGCACCCTTGAAGTCACAACGATTACCCAAGGGCTCGAGCATCCATGGGCCCTGGCGTTCCTGCCGGATCGTCAAGGCATGCTGGTCACCGAACGCCCCGGCAATCTGCGAGTGGTGGACGCTGCCGGCAAACTGTCCGCGCCGATCACCGGTGTGCCGGATGTCTGGGCCAAGGGGCAGGGCGGATTGCTCGATGTGGTGCTGTCACCGGATTTCAAACAGGATCGCCTCGTGTACCTGTCCTACGCCGAGGGCGGCGGTGCGGGAGACAAAGCGGGGACGGCAGTGGGGCGAGGACGCCTGTCGGATGACCTGAAAATCCTGAAGGACTTCAACGTGATTTTCCGCCAGGAACCGAAACTGTCGGTCGGCAACCACTTCGGCTCGCGGCTGGTGTTCGACCGGGACGGTTATCTGTTCATCACCCTGGGCGAAAACAACGACCGCCCGACCGCGCAGGATCTGGACAAGCTGCAAGGCAAGGTCGTGCGGATCTACCCCGACGGCAAGGTGCCGGATGACAATCCCTTTGTCGGCCAGTCCGGCGTACGCCCGGAGATCTGGTCCTACGGTCACCGCAATCCTCAGGGCGCCGCGCTCAATCCGTGGACTGGCACCGTGTGGGAAAACGAGCACGGCCCGCGCGGCGGCGACGAGGTGAACATCATCGAGCGCGGCAAAAATTACGGCTGGCCGCTGGCGACCCACGGCATCAACTACTCCATGCAACCGATCCCGGAAGCCAAGGGCAAGACCGCCGAAGGCACGGTAGGGCCGCACCATGTGTGGGAAAAGTCCCCGGGTGTCACCGGTATGGCGTTCTACGATGCCGATCGCTTCAAACCGTGGCAGCACAACGTGTTCATCGGTGCGCTGGTGACGCAGGAGCTGATCCGCTTGCAGTTCGATGGCGACAAGGTGGTGCATGAAGAGCGCTTGCTGGGCGAACTGAAACAACGGATCCGTGATGTGCGCCAGGGGCCGGATGGTTACCTGTATGTGCTGACGGATGAGTCCGACGGTTCGCTGTACAAGATCGGACTCAAGTAATCCCGTTCATGCGGGTGAGCGGGCATAAAGCACCACCGCCGCCCGCAACTTGCCACGACCGAAGCGGCACATCTTCTCGAACTCCCCATGGCTGACCGGCACGTGCTGGCAGTCCATGGGCTGTCGATGCTGGCTATGATCGACGTCCGGGTCGTGCAGGTAGACGAAGTCTTCATCGCAGTCGGTGACGATCACCCAGTGCGGCGATTTGGAACGAGTCAGGCGATAGCTACTGATCAGCACCAGAGGCTGCCCACCGTTGGCCAGCAGTGCGGGTAAATCCAGCGCTACGCCGATCACTTGATCGACGTCGGTGTCGTTCAGTTGCGCCATGAACTCGTCATGGACCAGGCGCATGACGTCTTTTTTATGCGTATCGCGCACGCCGTCGAGAAACAGCGGCCCGCTCATGCTCAGTTGCAAACGCACTTTGAAACCCCGGCGCCAAGCCGCCAGTGCCAGGCCCTGCGGGCTGCAACCGCCATGGCCGGCCGTCATGAACACGGTGGTTGCCTCGCGCCACAACTGCAATTCCTCGCGCCGCTCCAGCAAATGATCGGTCTGCAACGCACCCATGGCCATCAGCAGGCAGGCCGGGCCGCAGGTGAAATCGGTGGTTTGCCGGTAATAGGGGACCTTGATGTTGCGTGAGTCGCGGTGCTGGAGAATGCGTTTCTCCAGACGCAGTGCGTCGGCGTGATCCTCGTAGTAGTCATGGATCAGCGCAAAGCGCCGGTAACCGTTGCGCTCGTACAGGGCGATGGCGGCGGGATTGTCGGTGCGCACTTCCAGCCGCAGGTAGGCGCAGTCGTGCTCGAGCGCGCAGGCCTCGATTCGTTGCAGCAATTGCTTGCCCAGACCAGTGCCACGCGCTTCAGGGGCAATCGCAATCGAATACAACCGGGCCAGCGAAGTGCCGCGATGAAACAGCACCAGCGCATATCCGGCCAGTTGGCCCTCACGTTCGGCCACCCACAACTGCCCGTGGGCCCGGGTGATCATCCATTGGAAACTGCGGCGGGTGAGCCGATCCGTGGTGAAGCAGTGCATCTCCAGCGTGAGCAACGCTGGCAAATCATCAACCACCGCCAGGCGAAAAACAGCATTCATATGACCACCGTAAAAGTTGCGTAACGAAACGGGACTTTCGAAAAACTTCGTGCTTAATAGAAAAGGTCTTGTTCTCCAACGGATCAATTTCTATGTCAGCGGTACAGGGTCATTGGCGCGAAGTATCCAGTCAAAGTTTGCCACCGGCAACTTATTTAAAACCGCAGATCAGGACTTTCAGTCAAGTGTTGATCATCGTCGAACGCAAGGAAGACTGGGCCTCGTACTTTCCCAGCGAAGACATCCTGACGGCCCAGGAATACCTCGAACAACCTCCCGACAGCGAGCCGGGAAAACGGGTGCAGGTGATCAACCTGTGCCGCAGCTACAAGTACCTCGGGCACGGCTACTACTGCTCGCTGTTGGCCGAGGCCCGTGGTCACAAGGTGATTCCTTCGGTGCGCACCATCAGCGAACTGACCCGAAAATCCCTTTACGGCCTGGCGCTGGATGACCTGGATAAAACACTGGAAAAAGCCCTCAGTCATCATCTTTACAGCGATACCGAAGGTTTTACGCTGACACTTTATTTCGGCAGAACGCATATCGAGCCGTTGCAGGATCTGGCCCGCCAATTGTTTGAAGTGTTCCCGTGTCCGATTCTGTTAGTTGAGTTTCGTCGAACTAATGGCTGGCACATCGAAGGTATAAAGTCCGGCGCCTTGCACAAGTTGCGCGACGATCAGGAAGATCAGTTCGCCAATGCGCTGGATGGCTTCAGCCGCAAGATCTGGCGTGTTCCGCGTTCGCCGCAAGTGGCGCGTTATGACCTGGCGATCCTGCATGATCCGCAGGAGGCGTTGCCGCCATCCAACGCCCGGGCACTGGAAAACTTTGTGCGGGTCGGCAAGGGCATGGGCATCGATGTCGAGCTGATAGAGCGCAAGGACTACGCAAGGCTGGCCGAGTACGACGGCTTGCTGATTCGTGAGACCACCAGCGTCGACAACCATACTTACCGTTTCGCCAAGAAGGCCGAAAGCGAAGGGCTGGTGGTGATGGACGACCCGACGTCGATCCTGCGCTGCACCAACAAGGTCTACCTCACCGACCTGCTCAACAGCCATCAACTGGGCATGCCGGCCACGGAAATCCTCTACAAGGAGCGACCCGAAGACTTCGAGCGGGTCGGCGAGCGCCTCGGTTTTCCATTGGTGCTGAAGATCCCGGACGGTTGCTTCTCCCGTGGCGTGATCAAGGTCGAGAGCCAAGAGGCTTTGCTGGAAGCCACTGCCGAGCTGTTCGAACACTCGGTGCTGTTGCTGGCCCAGGAGTTTTTCTACACCGAGTACGACTGGCGCATCGGCGTGCTCAACCGCAAACCGATCTTTGCCTGCCAGTACTTCATGTCCAAGGGCCATTGGCAGATCTACAACCACAAGGCCAAGGGCCAGGACGTCAACGGCGAATGCCGCACGCTGGCGATCCACGAGGCACCGCGCGCGGTGGTGGAGCTGGCGGTGAAGACCGCCAACCTGATCGGTGACGGCCTGTACGGCGTGGACCTCAAGCAGGCCGGCGACAAGGTGGTGGTGATCGAGGTCAACGACAACCCGAACCTCGACGCCGGCATCGAAGACGCTTACCTGCAGGACGATCTGTATTCGCTGGTGCTGGAAGAATTCGTGCGGCGCCTCGAACTCAAACGCCGCGGCCAGGCCTGGTGACCGGCCGATGATCAACAGCTTTGCACTCAATCACGGCGGTTTGCAGCGGGTCGAGCGGCTGGACGCCGAGGTGATGCTGTTCAGCGACCCCGACGCTGCCGAGCGCGATTTGCTCCACAGTCACTTCAAACTCGATGAGCACGCACTGGCCTCGGCGCTGGATCCGGACGAGGTGTCGCGGATCGAGTTTCACCCCGATCACTTGTTTCTGATCTGGAAACGCCCGGAGAACTATTCCGGCGGCGGCAGCCTGGCGTTCGAGGTGTCGTCGTGCGGTTTGCTGTTCTCACCGGGCCAGTTGCTGGTGATCGCCACC
This window encodes:
- a CDS encoding alpha/beta hydrolase family protein, which encodes MMRLCAALLICLLGSLNSVHAAPGQHPRWSVGYHEMTFLDPLDLQPMRAIAFYPSSDREHLSLLEGYSVEAGEDTKVAIGRFPMLMLSHGNTGTPLALHDLATSLARKGFVVVAVIHPGDNSRDHSRLGTLSNLYGRPIQISEAITATLGDRMLSPYVNAEQVGVIGYSAGGETALILSGAQPDLDRLRRYCQERPDDRDACNTQGELIVDRDDLQPVADPRVHALLLMAPLSLKFGRHTLADVHVPVLLYSGDGDKLVAFDKNAAALARKLPTAPDFKLLAGAGHFVFMAPCTEEQILAMPALCTDADGVDREDIHRNLISEAGRFFSHALGRPTRAGMQTADQ
- a CDS encoding MFS transporter, with protein sequence MSAQQQPPQSSMAITLQIVSIVFYTFIAFLCIGLPIAVLPGYVHEQLGFSAVIAGLVIGSQYLATLLSRPMAGRMSDTIGTKRAIVYGLSGIVLSGVLTLVSTLLQSLPLLSLSILIVGRLLLGIAQGLIGVGTISWCMGQVGAEHTARSISWNGIASYGAIAIGAPLGVVMVADYGFESLGIALSLLAAGALLLIRNKPSVPVVRGERLPFWAVFGRIAPFGASLSLASIGYGTLTTFITLYYLNRGWTGAAYCLTVFGVCFILSRLLFISAIGRFGGFTSAIACMTIETVGLVMLWLAPSTAYALIGAGLAGFGLSLVYPALGVEAIKQVPNSSRGAGLSAYAVFFDLALAIAGPLMGAVALNLGYSWIFFSAAVLSVTGLGLTLLLKRRAMA
- a CDS encoding ABC-F family ATPase, with translation MISTANITMQFGAKPLFENVSVKFNGGNRYGLIGANGCGKSTFMKILGGDLEPSGGQVMLEPNVRLGKLRQDQFAYEEFTVIDTVIMGHEELWKVKAERDRIYSLPEMSEEDGMAVAELETEFAEMDGYTAESRAGELLLGLGIPLEQHFGPMTEVAPGWKLRVLLAQALFSDPEVLLLDEPTNHLDINTIRWLETILTARNSTMIIISHDRHFLNSVCTHMADLDYGELRLFPGNYDEYMTAATQSREQLLSDNAKKKAQIAELQTFVSRFSANASKAKQATSRAKQIDKIQLAEVKPSSRVSPFIRFEQTKKLHRQAVTIEQMSKGFDGKTLFKNFSFTVEAGERVAIIGPNGIGKTTLLRTLMGELTPDAGSVKWTESAELGYYAQDHAHDFEDDVSLFDWMGQWTQGEQVIRGTLGRMLFSNDEILKSVKVISGGEQGRMLFGKLILQKPNVLVMDEPTNHLDMESIEALNLALENYPGTLIFVSHDREFVSSLATRIIELSPNGVTDFSGTYDDYLRSQGVVF
- the lpxO gene encoding lipid A hydroxylase LpxO encodes the protein MKLIIAAVYVISIAYVHLRGRVRHKLGRQLSDHSSFLAPINCFLYLFSKKPNTPYLDPKDFPDLSPLQTHWEEIREEGRNLLRAGEIKRSNQYDDVGFNSFFKTGWKRFYLKWYGDSHPSALQLCPRTTELVQSIGSIKAAMFAELPPGSKLVRHRDPYAGSYRYHLGLETPNDAGCYINVDGENYHWRDGEAVMFDETFIHYAENTTDQNRIILFCDVERPMKYRWAAAFNGWFSRTVMSAAGAPNDAGDRTGGINRLFTKIYKIRLRGKELKKRNRKLYYMEKWAIFGGLLAIFILI
- the ku gene encoding non-homologous end joining protein Ku, with the translated sequence MARAIWKGAISFGLVHIPVALVSATSSQGVDFDWLDSRSMDPVGYKRVNKVTGKEVTKEHIVKGVQFEKGRYVVLSEEEIRSAHPVSTQTIDIFAFVDSEQIPLQNIDTPYYLAPDKRGGKVYALLRETLSKTRKVALARVVLHTRQYLAALMPLESALVLVKLRWPQEVRSLDELALGSEVTKPQLAKGELDMAKRLVEDMTADWTPEDYNDEFENKIMALVDKKAHEGKIEDVETVSAEEERKSADVIDLTELLKRSLGAKAPAKPAKKTASKTTAAKKTKKAS
- a CDS encoding PQQ-dependent sugar dehydrogenase, giving the protein MLRETLLAGLCASALIAAPAFAAAPKELQSEQGTLEVTTITQGLEHPWALAFLPDRQGMLVTERPGNLRVVDAAGKLSAPITGVPDVWAKGQGGLLDVVLSPDFKQDRLVYLSYAEGGGAGDKAGTAVGRGRLSDDLKILKDFNVIFRQEPKLSVGNHFGSRLVFDRDGYLFITLGENNDRPTAQDLDKLQGKVVRIYPDGKVPDDNPFVGQSGVRPEIWSYGHRNPQGAALNPWTGTVWENEHGPRGGDEVNIIERGKNYGWPLATHGINYSMQPIPEAKGKTAEGTVGPHHVWEKSPGVTGMAFYDADRFKPWQHNVFIGALVTQELIRLQFDGDKVVHEERLLGELKQRIRDVRQGPDGYLYVLTDESDGSLYKIGLK
- the rimI gene encoding ribosomal protein S18-alanine N-acetyltransferase; the encoded protein is MNAVFRLAVVDDLPALLTLEMHCFTTDRLTRRSFQWMITRAHGQLWVAEREGQLAGYALVLFHRGTSLARLYSIAIAPEARGTGLGKQLLQRIEACALEHDCAYLRLEVRTDNPAAIALYERNGYRRFALIHDYYEDHADALRLEKRILQHRDSRNIKVPYYRQTTDFTCGPACLLMAMGALQTDHLLERREELQLWREATTVFMTAGHGGCSPQGLALAAWRRGFKVRLQLSMSGPLFLDGVRDTHKKDVMRLVHDEFMAQLNDTDVDQVIGVALDLPALLANGGQPLVLISSYRLTRSKSPHWVIVTDCDEDFVYLHDPDVDHSQHRQPMDCQHVPVSHGEFEKMCRFGRGKLRAAVVLYARSPA
- a CDS encoding RimK family protein — encoded protein: MSAVQGHWREVSSQSLPPATYLKPQIRTFSQVLIIVERKEDWASYFPSEDILTAQEYLEQPPDSEPGKRVQVINLCRSYKYLGHGYYCSLLAEARGHKVIPSVRTISELTRKSLYGLALDDLDKTLEKALSHHLYSDTEGFTLTLYFGRTHIEPLQDLARQLFEVFPCPILLVEFRRTNGWHIEGIKSGALHKLRDDQEDQFANALDGFSRKIWRVPRSPQVARYDLAILHDPQEALPPSNARALENFVRVGKGMGIDVELIERKDYARLAEYDGLLIRETTSVDNHTYRFAKKAESEGLVVMDDPTSILRCTNKVYLTDLLNSHQLGMPATEILYKERPEDFERVGERLGFPLVLKIPDGCFSRGVIKVESQEALLEATAELFEHSVLLLAQEFFYTEYDWRIGVLNRKPIFACQYFMSKGHWQIYNHKAKGQDVNGECRTLAIHEAPRAVVELAVKTANLIGDGLYGVDLKQAGDKVVVIEVNDNPNLDAGIEDAYLQDDLYSLVLEEFVRRLELKRRGQAW